Part of the Nicotiana sylvestris chromosome 2, ASM39365v2, whole genome shotgun sequence genome, GTTGCAAGAGGATGTCGCTTTATCTTAATTagacttttttatttttaaatcttAATTAGACTGGACATCATGTGCTTGCTTCGTGCTGTTGTCCGCTCAACAAGTTCTTGCTAACTAGTAACTTCACAAAATAGTTGAAGGAAGAAGGATAATTAGGCCCCAACTAAAAGCAAGTTGAGATGTgaattcatgttcatcttgctCTATTTATATGTCTGTCTCAGTTGAGTACCTTGTGAAGGCACCCAAAGTTAGAACAGTAGCTGCCTTAGTTTTGAGCATACTAATTCATCTTGCTAACTTTATAGCAAAAAATTTcgtaaatattaaaataaatagtaGTATCGGTATGGCACTAGGCGGACTCAGAATTTTTAAGTCATAAGTAGTCAACTGCGATTTGCTACCTTTTGAGATTGGGTGCAAATTTCATATCTCCGATCCCAATGTAATCAcaaaatttaaaatgaaaaaaagggtccGACCGCACCTGAAGTCAAGTCATGAAAATACTGAGGTTCCTATCTCCTATAAACAAAAGCAGAGGAATATTTGTGAATTGTGCGACCTTCAAGTATCTGGATTGCTAACTAATACTACTTGCTGCTACACCCGTTGAGACATATAGTGAAGTCCTGATCCATGAATCACTTTTTGGACTACTTGGGCACcaaaatatatttttcatataagTACCTTGTACATCATGAGGAAGCTGAAGCTTTCCAATACCGATAAATACTGGTTATATCTTCGGAATACTCAAGTCTAAGAAGTCCCTCGAATTTATTTGCGATAGAAAAAGTGATACGAAATATATCAAAAGACAGACTTTTTACAGAAAATTTTGCTTCAAAGTTGCAAGATTAATATGCTGAACCCAGGCAACTTTTTCTGGTAGCAAGAACTTGTTGGAGGGACCAAAGAAACCAGCGGACAATAGCGTGAAGCAACCACAAGACGGCCATTTTATACAGCTGAGAAACAACAGGTCAATGGCAAATTGCAGAACAAGAAGATAGAGTATATGCTTTAATTCAATATGAATACCTGAGAGACTACTGATTCTAACTATTTCTACAGAGATTCAAAATTGTCAAAAATAAACATTTAATCATGAACCAAACAATTCTCCCGCTTGTTTACAAGAGGTAGTGGGGGAAAAAGAATCCTCCCCAATCCAAACCTTTTCATTGTTTCGCCATATTAGGAAACATGCAATCCGTTACTATTAAATAACTCCTTTCTTAAGGAAAATTAAGGATCACATACTTCTTTTTTTTGCAGGGGTCGACCTCCATAGAAGAATTCGAACAGAAAGCTCCCGCAACTCCAATAGAGAAAATATATCAACAACAAACTAGACAATTAGCAAGAGACGACGTAGATGGAAATCCACGTACTAGCCAAGTAGGACAAACACCTAGCTGAATTATGATTAGCAGCATGTAAATAAAATGTACATAAACGGTTATGCTTTACAAGCAGCATATATCAACAAAAAAGATATTTTATCAACAAACTAGACAATTAACAAGAATCAAAGTAGATGGACATCCACATACTAGCCAAGAAGGACAAACACCTTTCTGAATTAAGATATAAAATGTATATAAACTACTGTGCTTTACAAACAGCTGCTTTATAATTCATCTTTAACCCCCAaaataaaaacagaaaagatGCAAGTATtcaggaaaaagaagaagtcataCGTGGAAGATAATTCACAAGTTTCCTCACCAATTTCCTCACCAATTTCCTTATTTACTAAAAACTTCTTCAGTCGTCATCCCCGTCTTCCTCTTCCTCTCCACTTTCCTCTTCCTCATCAACCTCGGACGTTGACTTGTCAGATTCCACTTCTTCTGCAGATCCAGCAGCTACTCGCCTGTTATAAGCATCCTTGTTCTTTTTAAATTCCGCCATCCTTTTCTTTGCCTCTGCCATGTAAGGAGCTTTCTCAGCATCTGACAACTGTTTCCACTTGTCTCCACCAGCTCTACCGAAAGCAGATTTAATGCCTCGATTCTTCTCCTTGAACTGCTTCCCAATCTCCTTCAAGAAAATTAAGAAAGCAGATGCAGGCCTCTTGGGTTTGTTAGGATCCTTGGCAGCCTTCTTTGCTTTTTTAGTCTCGGGAGCTTTCTTTCTCAGGCCGCGCATGCTATTGGCTTTGGCGTAGAATTTACCTCCTTTCAAGATGAGACATCCAGGGTTAAGAAAATGAACAAGagagaaaaaaacaaagagataTGCCGTAGCTTTGTTGTGGCACAGCGATGTGAGTGTATGGCTGAAAGGGAAGGGATAAGAAGGGCTTTGGGGAGGGACTCAAAGGCACTCCCATACTATAGTCACAATGATATACGAGTTTTTAACTAGGCTAAAAGAGTGTTTTAAGTTATACAGAAGTAGGAAACTTAATACAAGTACAACAGCAATTAGGACTTAATCCGAATTAGTCGGTATGATCTGTAATCTGTATGAATCCTCTATTTTCATTGTGTTTGTCTCATTTGTTTTTATTGTGTTTGTCATTGATCTTCATGCATGTATAGATAAACCAAAACAATTACATATACCAAATGTATAAAGAGGTTGATCTTACATGGATGTGAATAGCCACTGGAGGGATCACCTTTTTCTTCCTCATAATCTGATAATTCTACCGCctccatttttactttctttgctTTTTTAGACTCGGGAGATCTCTTCTTCACACCGAGCATGTTATCAGCTTTAGCATCGGATTTACCTCCTTTCATATGAAACCTCTGGggttaagaaaatgaaaaagagagagaaaacaaAAGAGATATGCCCTAGCTTCGTGGTGGTGCAGTGAGGTGAGTGTATATGTGCTGAAAGGGAAAGGATAAGAAGGGGCTTTTGGGAAGGACTCAAAAGCAATCTCATACTATAGTCACGATAATATATGAGCCTTTAACTAGTATAAAAGAGAGTTATAAGTCATACAGGAATAGCAAACTTAATATAAGTACAACAGCAAACTTAACCCCAATTAGTTGGTATGATCTATGTGCATCATTTGTTTTCATTGTGTCTGTCATTGGTACTCATTTGTTTTATTGTGTTTGTTGTCGATTCTTGTGCACGCACTAAATAAATTGAAACATACAATATGTATAGAGAAGTCGATGTTACCTGGATGTGAATAGCATGGATTCCCCCCATCTTTGGAGCCACTGGTTGGATCAACGATTTTTACATTCTTTGTTTTCTTAGTCGCTGGAGCATTTTTCTTCACGCCGATCATGTTATCAGCTTTGACATCGGATTTGCCTCCTTTCATGATGAAACCTCCAGGGTTGAGAAATGAACGAGAGAGAGTAAACAAAGAGATATGATCTAGCTTCATTGTGGTGCAGTAAGGTAAGCGTATATGGGCCGAAAGGGAAGGGATAAGAATACTGATGCCTGGCAGGCGGCTTGGGGCTAAACCTGCAGAAATTTCAACCAGCCTTGCCCGGCATAGCAATTTGTTCTGTTTTCAGCTCGGCCGGCCTCGCTTAAGttcacttttgtttttttgtttttctttctaaaaGACACAAGTTTAACATTTCAttactttttttaaaaggataGTTTAAAATTACTCAAACAATAAGTTAGTTGAAAATGGTATACATCAGGTTCAGACAAAGTAAGGACTTATCTGCTGGTGTATGTGAGTAGAAACCGATGACAGGAAAATCTTTTGTGGAGATGAAACAAATAAAAATATGTTGGAAATGTTTCTTGCATCACTTCTATCATTTTCTGCATTATAGTTTATTCTGCAACTCAATTTTCCTTTCCATCGTTGTTATCAGCAATATATTAGAGTTGTCTCCAAAACATTACATCTCAGAAATTTTTGAACTATATTATATAGCAGTCAACAATTATTGCAGATTTCTTGATACAACCCCAACATGCCCACtgccacccccacccccacccgcAACAAAAAATAAGGGGAACACAGAGAAATAACATTAAAAGAATCTCTCCCTCGCTTTCTTCAAGAAAGATTCATAAGCATATCTTATGAATCCGAATACAAAACTAGCAATCTCCCAGGGATATGTTACTGTCATGGTACATTTTCTTTAATCATACTAAGATGTAAAAGATATTGGCACTCATGAACCTGATGTTGAAGTGGAAAGGAAAGGAGAGGAAATAATAAGTATGAATAGGGTGGACTAGGAGAGTCATGTAAGTCTTTTAACTAGGCTAAAAGAGTTATACAGAAATAGCAAACTTAATACAAGTACAACAGCAATTAGGACTTAATCCCAAATTAGTCGGTATGATCTGTATCCATCCTTTGTTTTCATTGTGTTTGTCACTgactctcatttatttttattgtgtTTGTTGTCGATTCTCATGCATGAATAGATaaattaaaagcaattaaatGTACCTAATGAATAAAGAAGTCGATATTACCTGGATGTGGATAGCATGTATTTCCCCCACTATTGGAGCCATTCGTTGGATCAACGCTTTCTTCTTCAGAATCTGACAATTCCGTTGACTCCATTTTTACTTCCTTCATTTTCTTAGTAACCGGAGCATTTTTCTTCATGCCAATCATGTTATCCGTTTTGCCATCGGATTTACCTCCTTTCATGATGAAACCTCCAGGGTTGAGAAAAACAAAGAGATATGCCTTAGATTTGGTGTGGTGTGGAAAGGTGAGTTTATATGGGCTTAAAGGGAGGGGATAAGAATAGGGATGGCAACGGAGCGTGTTGGGACAAAAACACGCCAAATTTCTACCCTCCCTGCCCCAGCCCGCATATCTAAATGACACAAGTTTAAactttcattattttttttaaaggagTAAAGTCATTCAAACAGTAAGTTAGTTTAAAATGGTATACACCAGGTTCAGACTTAGTAGGGACTTCTCTGTTGTATGTGAGCAAAAGTCAATCATAGGAAGATCTTTTAGCGGAAAAGAGACTAATAGAAGTATGTTTGAAATGTTTCTTGCATAAATTCTATCATTTTATGCATTATACTCTGTGCTGCAACCCAATTTTCCTTTTCATAGCCATCATCAGCAATATATTGAAGTTGTCTCCAAAATATTACATCAGATAATATTTTTAAAGAGTACATAGTAGTCAACAATAATTTCAGATTTCTTGATACTACCCAACATCTACACACCCAAATGAATAATAAGGCAAAAAAGAAATAACATTAAAATAATCTATCCCTTGCTTTCTTCAAGATAGATCGATTAGTATATATGaatccaaataaaaaaaattagcaAGCTGTTACGGACATGCTACTGTCATGGTGACACCTATACTAAAGTGCCAATTAAGCGAGGCGAAGCGCATAACCTGTCACCTTCACCGAACTTCAGGGCTTAACCAGGCTTTAAGCGAGGTTTTAATAGCACTGATTAGGACTTAACCCCAATTAGTTGGTATGATCTATAAACATCCAATTGTTTTCATTGTGTCTGTCAAGATTCTCTAAACAATTAAATGTACAAAAATGTATAAAGAGGTCGATCGATGTTACCTGGAAGTGAATAGCTTGAATTTTCACCACCGGACGGATCACTGTTTTCTTCCTCAGAATCTGATAATACTATGGGATCCATTTTTACTTTCTTCGCTCTTCTTGAAGGTCCAGCATCCTCTTTATTTTCGGAGCTGCTGAGTTCCTGAAATGGTTTCCCTCCACGAAGATTTTTACAACTTTTCTGGGCGTAGGGCACGACTTGGAACGTGGATTGGTCAATGAGATAGAATATCAAGATTTCCCCCTACCTTCACCTTGCGATATCCAACAAAATGTGGCCAGTCTCCACCACAGATGAAGTAATCTGAATTCTCCCTCACTATTTTTACTTCCCAAAACATATCATCTACGTCAGTTTTCAGTAGGCAGGTCTTGCCCAACTTCTTCTTGTGTTCTTTCACAAAAGTAGGTGGCATTTGCTAACAAAATTATATCTTCAAGTTTAGCAAAACTAAGtttgaaaaccaaaaaaaaaaagcagataaacttgaaaaagaaacttACAATTTTATCCATAAAACCTTCATTACGTAAATGCTTGCGAAATGAATGATGATTCTCAGGATCTACTTGCATTTTGGAACTGAAAAGGGTGTTATACAATATTGCtatttagaagaagaaaaagaagagttGAAGTCAGAAGATTAGTGAAACACCATGAAAGATGGTGACGAAACCAAGAGACAGAGAATATATAGAGCACAAGTTTCTAGTGGGCAAAATGGATGagggttttctttttctttttccatcgGAATTAAAGGGTTCAGGGTTTTAGCCAAAAATATTTTGGAATGTACTGGCAACTTACGCAAAATATTCTAGTAAGAAAAATCCGAAAAGTTTTCAAAGTGAGCAACTTTCATTAACTTGGTTGTATTTGTTTTGAGTCAATATGTTTTCAAGTTGCTATAATTGATAAAAAGACATCAACttattaatattttattaatATCTCATGTCTATGCAATTCTCATGAGTGGAAACTTTTATCACTTTTAAAAAGGATTAAAAAAATACTCGAGATTAGTACTCACAGAATCATGAGAAAGTCACACAAATGCAACACTCTCTTTGTTGCCCTCTCTTCCTCCACgttaaaattttcttttcgtTTGAGTTCTTCACATAAATATTAGATGGCAAGTTCTATGTCAAAATACAGTAATTAACAAAACATAATCCTAATTCGAACTCAAATTTatttagtaggcgtttggacataaaaattactccctccattccagtttatgtgaacctactTTTTTTTTGGTCCGTTCAAAAAAGAATGATccctttttaaatttggaaacaatttaacttaaacttacaattatacccttaatgagaagcttttataaccacacaaatactctgggcctcTTTTTGAGTTGTTTAGTATAAAATTGCACGGGAACcatatttggtcgcccccatttaacctatacccattttttttaaaaacttttaacttgtacccacttgtTAAAAAACTTTAGCTCCCTTTCTCCTCCccttctcctccttcattttcttttttcttcttctacaatCTGATTCCATCGAATCCATACCTGTAACGGTTTTTACTTCTTAAACTCATCAAAGCCTCTGTTATTTTATGACCACTTGAATTTACATGTTGTTTCAACTGCACATCTATTTAAATTATCAATGGATTGACTTAAGCACGGAAATACAGTACATTTTCATACATTAATATAAAGAGTACGTAGCTTATTTTTTCGAAATAAGAACTGGGGAGGAACTTTATAGTGTTTGCGTACTAGACTAGATATTGCAGGGCATACGTAAAggtgagggaaaaagaaaaaccaaaaaaaggaAAGCAAATCCCTATGtgcaaaaaacttcagctctagagctgaagtttttattttataactggcaaacttcagctctagagctgaagtttacCAGTTACTAAACAAAAACTTATAaaataaaacttcagctctagagctgaagtttcggGTTACTAAAAAAATCCCTATGtgcaaaaaacttcagctctagagctgaagtttttattttataactggcaaacatcagctctagagctgaagtttacCAGTTACTAAACAAAAACTTATAaaataaaacttcagctctagagctgaagttaccagttacaacacaaaaacttcagctctagagctgaacttcagggccgGCTAcgagaatgctgaagttttgcgtgattgcctttgctacttcagccccgtatgttgAAGTTATGTGAAAAAACGggtacgtttgcaattttttttgcaaagctggcacaaattaaaatgtgacacaaaaagtgggtatagatgcaaatgccgcgttgtttaggaccacaaatttcaaaagtcttcattttttcttaaactctgtgcccagtcaagcaggttcacataaattggaacagagggagtataatttttgaaaaaaaaacagtaTTTGAGGTTAGGTTGAAAAATAGTATTTGgaatttaaaattatatttggACATGCATTTCAATTGCGAAAATGTTACAGTTTTATGGGtggggaatttttttttgaaaattttgaaaaattggCCAAAACCACTTTTTGGTTTTTGAAAAACTCATTGTGAATTGTTTAAGAAAAATTTACAAAATtttatgtgacgacccaaagggccgTCACTTGtttttaattgaattatgtgccttcgaggccctgaaaacctcatttagagtagcctcgatttgcgtgggcaatccgggcgcgtagccagaaagcttaaatatgaaattctatgaaaaataTTAAATCTTGACTTTAATGActtaatttgactttggtcaacctTTTGGGTTAACGGACTCGGATCCGTGAttcgacagtcccggagggtccataggaaaatatgggacttgggcgtgtgcccggaatcgaattccgaggtcccactcgagaaaagaatttttaagtgaaattgtttaaggaaatttgaaacgaaaactgattagaaagcaatggtattgggcccgtattttggttttggcgcccggtacaggtcttatatatgacttaagTCATccttgtgaaatttggttaaaaacggacgtcgtttgacgtgatccggaccttaattgagaaatttaatgtttaaaagagttttgagaaattttattgatctcgaggtttaattcgatgctcgtgatgttattttgataatttgattacacgaatatgtacGTAGGAtattttgaggttgtgtgtatacttgggttggagtttcgagggctcgggtgagtttcgagtgggttccgggatgccttaggcttagaaagtcagatgttgcaggttcaggaagttgcagtctctgaaccctctagtgcggtccgcgagaaatcgcgtgcgaccgcggaggggccagcgcggccgcggttgcctttgtgcggtccgcggtggaggctgtgcggccgcagtcgcttTGTGCGATCCGTACAAGGTGCTGAACTATAGGTCTTCagagaggcctgtgcggccgcggtccatttgatgcggtctgCACAGGGGGTGTGAGAGAGGTATACATAAACgggaatttgagttatttttcacttttcaaaactccaaaaacataagagacgattttttaaacaacctttcttctccaaaacgttggtacgagatttctaactcattttctttacaccttaacatcttttaacatgatttcaacttcaaatcaaagcttttcatgggggaattgagtgttttgggtagaacctaagtttttctaaaattggggatttggacctcaatttgaggtccgatttcaaaacaaataatatatttttgttcgtgggggaatgggtaaccaggttttggtccgaacctcgggtttcgaccacgtgggcccggggggtgatttttgacttttgggtaaaactttagaaaactcattttcaggcattgaggttgattcatttagcacttattgatgtaattaagtaacttgtgactagattcgagcggattggtggtagaatcgaagggtaaagctataattgagacttgagttgtgttcaaggcatcgatgtaagtgtttggtataaccctagcttgagggattaggagttgagtcatacttgctaattgcttcttgttgagtacgacgtataagcatggtgacgagtatctgtacgttggtgtcaagcatgaccgtgggtcttaaattaaaagttgttgtgttcttgaatgacactttgtatgctttaattaatgatcttctatgattgagcatttccattaattaaactgagtaccagctaagtgagattggttatagatgattctcccttaccgggatgactatttcgatatcattgttcccttgccgggatgactatttcgatatcattgtttccttgccgggaaaTTGTTATATTGTTTTGTTCCCTTGCTGGAAAGTTATTATATCACTTaggttcccttgccaggatttcttgtgattgtgtgatgaactgtaaaagggagcgggtggtacgcctaccacaagattatgaaatgggagcgggtggtacgcctaccacaagattatgaaatgggagcgggtggcactcCTACCACaagattatgaaatgggagcgggtggtacgcctaccacaagatagtgaaatgggatcgggttgcacgcctaccacaagatagtgaagtgggatcgggttgcacgcttgcaacaagatggaaattgaaagtgaaagttgtctttacttttctttatctgtgttagaagttatattgttagcttctttgttatttcttgttattttgttttgtcagctacccccgaagcatgttccccttctccagctttaattgtttattacttgttactttccgccatatgttatataactgtacaggtttatctggagtatggtcctagccttgtcactacctcgccagggttaggccaggtacttaccaacacatggggtcggttgtgctgatactacactctgtactgtgtGCAGATGCCGGAGCAACTTTCgaacagtagttggagggcttccttcagtccactcgaagacccaaggtagacctataggcgttcgcaggccctagcgtctccctctatctctatttcctatttcatttcctttgttcagaaatagtgtattgcaTTTCTTCAGACCTGGTATGTAGAAACTCTTAGACAGTATGTGACactatgacaccaggttttggggtatttgaggttttaaaagttgtaatagacgtagccttcaGATATTTTatggttatcttccgcttaattatttaagttCTGCTGTTTTTATATTATTGCTCGTAAttgttaaaaggaagtaatttggtaaggaattagatagttaagggttggcttgcctagctctcattagtaggtgccatcacgactcccgagggtgggaaatccgggttgtgacaagttggtatcagagcattaggttacatgggtctcaagttcacagacaaacttagtagggtctgagggatcggtacggagacgtctatatttatcccccagacgctacagagttaggaaaacttcacatttgttctttcttgtcgtgcggttctgtttcccaatactgattgaatttctacttcgttctttcgcagatggcgagaacacgcgcttcctcatctaccactcagaagcccgagcccccagcaacagCTTCCACTAGGGttagagggcgaggccgtgctagaggccgaggtaggggcagagttcagccccgagcagcagcaccagtggcagagcctcaggttgattttgaggaggaggttccggccccagcagttccggtgggcccagctcaggtcctagaggggtttattgctacccagtTCTTTAGGACGttctggtccgattggtgggcctcatagagagtgtcacccgagcaggtttgcttcctgtagcaccaaccacttctcaggctggaggaggggctcagactcttACTACACATAtttcggagcaggtagctccccagattcaaacTCCAGTGGTTTAGCTAGTtcgagcagttcagccgggtaccATAGCCCAGACTGACGATGGAGCGgttatgtccgccgatgctttgtggaggctggataggttcaccaagctcttcactactactttcaccggtgcttcttctgaggatccccaggatttcctatatagctgtcacgaggttctcaggaacatgggcgtTGTTGCGACCAAtgaggtcgattttgctacattccgcttgtctggatccgccaagacttggtggagggattattgcttagctaggccaTCCaggtcgccatctttgacttgggagtagtttacagtattatttctggagaagtttctacccgttactcagagagaggcctatcggaggcagttcgagcgccgccagcagggttccatgatggtcacctattatgagaccaggttcatcaacTTAGCTctccatgctcttgtcatacttcctaccgagagagagagagagagagagagagagagagagagagagagagagagagagagagagagagagagagagatagagagagagagagagagaggaggtttatcgacggtcttattcagccgattcatctttagatggccaaggaggccgggagtgagatcacttttcaggaggcggccaatgtggtccgcaaagttgagatggttttgtcaCATGGAGGTGGTCATGGTTCGGATAAGAGAccccgtcattcaggcaaattcagtggtaccttgtttggaggtagagattcatatggtagaggccatcctcctaggccctttcagttagCTCTTCAAGTTTCTCGCGGTGCTTCCGGTAGCCGTGGTCCTCCGATGTAGTATTTTGACcagcagtccttcagtgcaccaccaacacctatcagtgcaccactgcttcagagtttt contains:
- the LOC104238044 gene encoding HMG1/2-like protein isoform X3, whose product is MRGLRKKAPETKKAKKAAKDPNKPKRPASAFLIFLKEIGKQFKEKNRGIKSAFGRAGGDKWKQLSDAEKAPYMAEAKKRMAEFKKNKDAYNRRVAAGSAEEVESDKSTSEVDEEEESGEEEEDGDDD
- the LOC104238044 gene encoding uncharacterized protein isoform X2, with amino-acid sequence MDPIVLSDSEEENSDPSGGENSSYSLPGFIMKGGKSDGKTDNMIGMKKNAPVTKKMKEVKMESTELSDSEEESVDPTNGSNSGGNTCYPHPGKSDVKADNMIGVKKNAPATKKTKNVKIVDPTSGSKDGGNPCYSHPGGKSDAKADNMLGVKKRSPESKKAKKVKMEAVELSDYEEEKGDPSSGYSHP
- the LOC104238044 gene encoding uncharacterized protein isoform X1, whose translation is MDPIVLSDSEEENSDPSGGENSSYSLPGFIMKGGKSDGKTDNMIGMKKNAPVTKKMKEVKMESTELSDSEEESVDPTNGSNSGGNTCYPHPGGKSDVKADNMIGVKKNAPATKKTKNVKIVDPTSGSKDGGNPCYSHPGGKSDAKADNMLGVKKRSPESKKAKKVKMEAVELSDYEEEKGDPSSGYSHP